Part of the Actinomycetota bacterium genome, AGTTAGCCGGGGCTTCTTCTGCAGGTACCGTCACTTTCGCTTCGTCCCTGCTGAAAGAGGTTTACAACCCTAAGGCCTTCATCCCTCACGCGGCGTCGCTGCATCAGGCTTTCGCCCATTGTGCAAGATTCCCCACTGCTGCCTCCCGTAGGAGTCTGGGCCGTATCTCAGTCCCAGTGTGGCTGGCCACGCTCTCACGCCAGCTACCCGTCGACGCCTTGGTAGGCCGTTACCCCACCAACTAGCTGATAGGCCGCGAGGCCATCCCAGACCGATAAATCTTTCCCATTTCTGCGATGCCGTAGAAATGGTGTATCCGGTATTAGCAGCGGTTTCCCACTGTTATCCCAGAGTCCGGGGCAGGTTCCTCACGTGTTACTCACCCGTTCGCCGCTTTCCACCACCCGAAGGTGGCTTATCGCTCGACTTGCATGTGTTAGGCGCGCCGCCAGCGTTCGTCCTGAGCCAGGATCAAACTCTCCGTAGAGATTTGAAACCAACTCGACAAACGCAATTAGTTGTGGCCCTACCTTCTGCTGGTAAACCAGCAGACGAGGACCAGAACAGGCATTTACCGAATTTACAACTTGTGAACCCTCAATCGACGACGTGCTTGACGCACGCCTCCGAAGGAATTTCGGGGTCGTTCAAAGCAACACTAACTTTGCTTAGGGCACGCTGTTTAGTTCTCAAGGAACATCCGAATGCCTGGAAGGGTCACAACAGACCTGGTCCACTCCGACCTTGGGTCATTTGGGGCGCAAAAAACCGCTGGAACATATCGCCCAGCGGCATCTTCGGTCCTGACTACAGTTGCTTAGGATCGAATCTGGTTTTGGCGTCCTCCTGTGAAGCTGTCAAGCATCCCGACCGTACCGTTTACGTGCATTTCACTCGTAAAGGCGCTTTAGGTCGGAGGTTCAATGTACACCCGCTCACGTACCTCGTCAAACCATCCGTAAGGCTTGCGCCTCGTTTTCGGAGTGGGCCCGCCGAGGTAACTACATGGCGGCTAATACACTGAGATCAACGGTACCACCGATCCGTCTATTCCGGTTTTTCGACACTAAATCAGGGGGGTTTCCATGGCTCTCAAAGGTATCCACCACATCACCGCCATCACCGGCGACGCCCCCGGCAACGTGGACTTCTACGTACGGATTCTGGGGCTTCGGATGGTCAAGAAGACCGTCAACTTCGACGTTCCAGACGTCTACCACCTCTACTTCGCCGACGAAACCGGCAGCCCCGGCAGCATCCTCACCTTCTTCGAGTATCCCGGCGCAGCCAGAGGCCGGCACGGCTCCGGAATGATCCACACCATCCAGTGGGGAGTCGCCGGCGAGGCGGCCCTGGACTTCTGGGTGAGCCGCCTGGCGGACGAGGGAATCGGCTCGATTCGCCTGCCCGATCGACTGCAGCTGGAGGATCCCGAGGGACTGGGCATAGAGCTGGTAGTGGACCCCCCGGGCGAGCCGTCGCTTGCCGCCTCCTGGCCCGAGATTCCCCCCGAGTTCGCACTCACCGGCTTCTCGGGAGTCCGGGTCTACGGCCGGGTGCCATCCTCCAGGGAACTGAAGGCGGCGGCGGCCGGCCGGCACGTTGTCGACAGCGACTCGGTCCTTGCCGGCACCCTCGGCTTCGCCCGGCTGCCGGCTGAGGCGTCCGCCTATCGCCTGACCGAGGGCGTCCGGGACGCCACCTACTCCTACGACGAGCCACCGTCGGCCCCAGGTCGCCAGGGCGCCGGGTCGGTGCACCACATCGCTTGGGCGTGCGAGCCCGACGAGCAAGCCGGCTGGCAGGAGCGGGTCGCGGAGGGGCACCTCAGTCCAACCCCGATCATCGACCGTCAGTACTTCTACTCGATCTACTTCCGGGAGCCGAGCGGCGTGCTCTTCGAGATTGCGACCATCGGCCCCGGCTTCGCCATCGACGAGCCTATCGACGAACTCGGCGAGTCTCTGCAGCTGCCGCCCCAGCACGAACATCTGCGGGCTCAGCTAGAGCAGAGGCTCACGCCTCTTACGAACCCCCGGCAGGCGGCTGCGCCGGAGGTGGGCTGATGGCCGCGGACCTCGGGTTCCAGCACCGTTTCGTCGCAGGCACCGACGGGTCGACCCTGCTTCTGCTCCACGGCACCGGCGGCAATGAGAGCGATCTGCTCGGCCTGGGAAAGCATTTGAACTCCAAGGCCAACCTGCTCAGCCCCCGGGGAAAGGTTTTGGAGAACGGTATGCCCCGCTTCTTTCGCCGCTTGTCCTTGGGGGTCTTCGACGTCCCGGACCTGATCGATCAGACGCACGACCTGGCTCGCTTCATCGAGCGGGCTGCGGAGGAGTACGAGCTCGACCCCGAGCGGATCACGGCGGTCGGCTACTCCAACGGCGCCAACATGGCAGCCAGCCTGCTCTTCCTGCACCCGGAGGCGCTGGCCGGAGCCGCTCTGCTTCATGCCATGCCACCGTTCTACCCCGAGGAGCTACCCGACCTCGACGACAAGCCGATTCTTTTGACCGCGGGCCGCAACGACGACATGGTTCCCGGCGACGAGGCGGAGCTGCTGGGCGAGCTCTACCGGCGGTCGG contains:
- a CDS encoding VOC family protein, whose protein sequence is MALKGIHHITAITGDAPGNVDFYVRILGLRMVKKTVNFDVPDVYHLYFADETGSPGSILTFFEYPGAARGRHGSGMIHTIQWGVAGEAALDFWVSRLADEGIGSIRLPDRLQLEDPEGLGIELVVDPPGEPSLAASWPEIPPEFALTGFSGVRVYGRVPSSRELKAAAAGRHVVDSDSVLAGTLGFARLPAEASAYRLTEGVRDATYSYDEPPSAPGRQGAGSVHHIAWACEPDEQAGWQERVAEGHLSPTPIIDRQYFYSIYFREPSGVLFEIATIGPGFAIDEPIDELGESLQLPPQHEHLRAQLEQRLTPLTNPRQAAAPEVG
- a CDS encoding alpha/beta hydrolase, with the translated sequence MAADLGFQHRFVAGTDGSTLLLLHGTGGNESDLLGLGKHLNSKANLLSPRGKVLENGMPRFFRRLSLGVFDVPDLIDQTHDLARFIERAAEEYELDPERITAVGYSNGANMAASLLFLHPEALAGAALLHAMPPFYPEELPDLDDKPILLTAGRNDDMVPGDEAELLGELYRRSGADVSLVWMPGGHELTPTEISIVKEWMES